Proteins co-encoded in one Verrucomicrobiota bacterium genomic window:
- a CDS encoding cytochrome ubiquinol oxidase subunit I: protein MDIEILSRIQFAFTISFHYLFPPMTIGLGLILVIISGLWLKTRNPLYHNMGRFWTRIFGLIFAIGVASGIVMEFEFGTNWATYSRFVGDVFGSPLAIEGIYAFFLESGFLAILLFGWDKVGPRLHFFSTCMVALGSHFSAIWILVANSWMQTPAGYHLAKRFKVDEEGTQHPLTADLAEGSYTFEEVPLPKDYVLQAEDLDSVRAVITDFWEMLFSPSSMDRLVHTVLACWLVGTFLVISVSAFYLLKNRHIPFAKMSMKIALIVAAITTVLQFWSADSTARGVAENQPTKLAAIEGLAQTTADAPLGIIGWVSWEKDEEGNRIGIRETSLKIPYLLSILVSGDFLHPIKASQTIVKGLEELPSDEFLLSRHPNATPEELKTIRPNYWPNVPVIFQTYHIMIACGIALFFIAWAGLWFWKTGRLWTTDNRFTRWYLIICVFSVFLPQLAGQAGWYTAEMGRQPWIVYEILKTSEGLSKAVRAEQVLTSLILFGLIYALLFLVFLYTLHTKIHHGPSDDISGEQIPEKWRSIEVLSEKTRGLSK, encoded by the coding sequence GTGGACATCGAAATCCTTTCGCGGATCCAATTCGCATTTACGATCTCGTTTCACTACCTATTCCCGCCGATGACCATCGGCCTAGGTCTGATTTTGGTGATTATCTCGGGGCTTTGGCTAAAGACCCGTAACCCTCTCTACCACAACATGGGGAGGTTCTGGACCCGCATCTTTGGGCTGATCTTCGCGATTGGCGTTGCCTCAGGCATCGTGATGGAGTTCGAATTCGGAACCAATTGGGCGACCTACTCCCGTTTCGTCGGAGACGTCTTTGGCTCTCCGCTCGCGATTGAGGGCATTTACGCATTTTTTCTCGAGTCCGGCTTCCTCGCAATCCTTCTCTTTGGCTGGGACAAGGTAGGGCCACGCCTCCACTTTTTCTCGACCTGCATGGTCGCTCTGGGTTCCCACTTTAGCGCGATCTGGATTCTCGTGGCCAATTCATGGATGCAGACTCCCGCAGGATACCACCTTGCAAAACGCTTCAAAGTCGATGAGGAAGGCACACAGCACCCACTTACCGCAGATCTCGCAGAGGGCTCGTATACCTTTGAAGAAGTACCACTGCCGAAAGACTACGTTCTCCAAGCCGAAGACCTCGATAGCGTGCGCGCGGTGATTACCGACTTTTGGGAGATGCTCTTCAGTCCTTCATCAATGGATCGACTGGTCCATACCGTGCTCGCTTGCTGGCTAGTTGGAACTTTTTTGGTGATCAGCGTCAGTGCGTTCTACCTCCTCAAGAATCGCCATATTCCGTTTGCCAAAATGAGCATGAAAATTGCGCTCATTGTTGCAGCAATCACCACTGTCCTCCAATTCTGGAGTGCAGATTCAACCGCCCGCGGTGTAGCCGAAAACCAGCCAACCAAGCTCGCTGCGATCGAGGGCCTAGCTCAAACCACCGCCGATGCTCCCCTTGGAATAATAGGCTGGGTTTCCTGGGAGAAAGACGAAGAGGGAAATCGAATCGGCATCCGGGAAACTTCTCTGAAAATTCCCTACCTACTGAGTATTCTGGTATCCGGAGACTTTCTTCATCCAATCAAAGCAAGCCAGACCATCGTAAAAGGGTTGGAGGAACTGCCTAGCGACGAATTTCTTCTTAGCCGGCACCCCAATGCCACTCCTGAAGAACTGAAAACCATCCGTCCCAACTATTGGCCAAACGTTCCGGTCATATTTCAAACCTACCACATAATGATCGCCTGTGGAATCGCGCTATTTTTCATCGCGTGGGCAGGACTTTGGTTCTGGAAGACGGGTCGCTTGTGGACGACCGACAACCGATTTACCCGTTGGTACCTAATCATTTGCGTTTTCTCTGTCTTTCTTCCGCAGTTGGCTGGTCAAGCCGGTTGGTACACAGCCGAAATGGGGCGACAGCCGTGGATCGTTTACGAAATTTTAAAGACCAGCGAGGGCCTTTCGAAAGCAGTTCGGGCTGAACAGGTTCTCACTTCACTCATCTTGTTTGGCCTGATCTACGCGCTCCTCTTTCTCGTCTTCTTGTACACCCTGCACACCAAGATTCACCACGGCCCCAGTGACGACATCTCCGGCGAGCAGATCCCGGAAAAGTGGCGTTCGATCGAGGTGCTCAGCGAAAAAACCAGAGGATTGTCCAAATGA
- a CDS encoding inositol monophosphatase — protein sequence MTTSTGKVPLDSGDWRRVAHLLFDLGTTIRDQIQRNRGEDPDHSASTIHKVTSADTIYQIDRVSEEALVGWFDSFWPSDYPAIVIGEGLDDEKGTVFPRNSPRPLIKILIDPIDGTRGLMYDKRSAWMLAGAAPIGDSEPTLADLKAGVMVEIPTSRQVSSDGAYAWEIGNDGFVVETVRFPRPGASPSPIKLTPSRATDLSHGFATFASYFPEGRKQIQAIEEAFLRRHLPEYPSATPLVFSDQYISSGGQIFELLAGRDRFVADLRPLVFEKHGPVNGLTCHPYDLACLPVATASDCVIEDPWGNPIEAPLDTTSQVAWVGYANKALAEELRPALVAALQEVL from the coding sequence GTGACCACTTCCACGGGCAAGGTCCCTCTCGACAGTGGAGACTGGCGCAGAGTCGCCCACCTTCTTTTTGATCTCGGAACGACGATTCGCGACCAGATTCAACGCAACCGTGGAGAGGATCCTGATCATTCAGCATCAACCATCCACAAGGTGACTTCTGCTGACACGATCTACCAAATCGACAGGGTTAGCGAAGAAGCACTCGTCGGGTGGTTCGATAGTTTCTGGCCGAGTGATTACCCGGCAATCGTTATCGGCGAGGGACTGGATGATGAAAAAGGAACAGTCTTTCCGCGAAACTCTCCTCGCCCGCTCATCAAAATATTAATTGATCCAATAGATGGCACTCGGGGTCTCATGTATGACAAACGATCAGCATGGATGCTAGCTGGAGCAGCTCCAATCGGAGATTCCGAACCCACCCTTGCTGACCTCAAAGCAGGTGTGATGGTGGAAATTCCAACTTCTCGCCAAGTTTCTTCCGATGGAGCGTACGCATGGGAAATCGGAAACGACGGATTTGTCGTAGAAACTGTTCGCTTTCCAAGGCCCGGAGCCAGTCCATCCCCAATCAAACTCACTCCTTCACGGGCGACAGATTTGAGCCATGGATTCGCTACTTTCGCGTCCTATTTTCCCGAGGGCCGAAAACAGATTCAGGCAATCGAAGAGGCCTTTCTCCGGAGACATCTGCCAGAATATCCGTCCGCTACTCCTCTCGTTTTTTCCGACCAGTATATTTCGTCGGGAGGACAGATTTTCGAACTACTCGCTGGTCGTGATCGCTTTGTGGCCGATCTTCGTCCTCTCGTTTTCGAAAAGCATGGACCCGTCAATGGGCTAACGTGTCATCCGTATGATCTCGCCTGCCTGCCAGTCGCCACAGCCTCCGATTGTGTCATTGAAGATCCCTGGGGAAACCCAATCGAGGCACCATTGGACACTACAAGCCAGGTAGCCTGGGTCGGCTATGCCAACAAAGCACTCGCAGAAGAATTAAGACCTGCCTTAGTCGCCGCTCTTCAGGAAGTCCTGTAG
- a CDS encoding RsmD family RNA methyltransferase — MRITGGKAAGVRLQTPRKGPEVRPATDRMREAVFSNIGSGVIGSKVLDLFAGTGAYGLEALSRGASAVTWVESSRRVAGILESNRQAVRKSMGSPQSAEHVIVRDFRRHGIPSNRQFDFIFADPPYNLAEDLLTDLMAFADNYLFPSGTFLLECRGDLPLPIQEWTEVRRFGNEKSGPSLRVLKRCND; from the coding sequence ATGAGAATCACTGGAGGAAAAGCAGCGGGAGTTCGACTCCAAACACCCAGAAAAGGTCCCGAGGTCCGACCTGCGACCGACCGCATGCGGGAAGCCGTGTTCTCCAATATCGGATCTGGTGTGATCGGCTCAAAGGTGCTCGACCTCTTTGCTGGCACCGGAGCCTATGGCCTTGAGGCATTGAGCCGCGGTGCAAGCGCGGTCACTTGGGTAGAGTCCTCCCGGCGGGTAGCTGGCATTCTGGAATCCAACCGTCAGGCTGTTCGAAAATCGATGGGGAGTCCGCAATCGGCCGAGCACGTGATCGTCCGTGACTTCCGTCGCCATGGTATTCCTAGTAATCGGCAGTTTGACTTCATTTTTGCAGACCCTCCCTACAATTTAGCCGAGGACCTGCTAACCGATCTAATGGCTTTTGCGGACAACTACCTCTTTCCATCGGGAACGTTTCTGCTTGAGTGTAGGGGAGATCTCCCGCTTCCCATTCAAGAGTGGACGGAAGTCCGCAGATTCGGTAATGAAAAATCCGGACCATCTCTTCGGGTATTGAAACGGTGCAACGATTAA
- the ribF gene encoding riboflavin biosynthesis protein RibF, producing MNSYHPESFSTLAAIKRPIHLAIGMFDGIHLGHQSVIYSAIRSAELDGGLSGILTFDPHPSHLFRPENPTPQIYPARVKEELLREIGVDLALIQTFDHKFSKLTAKEFVGWLRGIVPSLSSVSVGENFRFGKGRSGSPKVLVESLRSHGISVYSCERVQLDGEPISSTRIRSYLADRPIEEVNALLGRPYHSIGEVQKGKQLGRTLGFPTLNMPVEHELIPTLGVYLVRYRVLAPQPSVLRPAVANFGRRPTVEERDLPLLEVHSLEDCPASYGDTLLVEWIRLLRPERKFSGVEELKDAIGRDRELALAQIAQNPSLCNTT from the coding sequence ATGAATTCCTATCACCCGGAGTCTTTTTCTACCCTTGCAGCCATCAAGCGACCTATCCATCTCGCCATTGGAATGTTCGATGGGATTCACCTTGGGCACCAATCGGTAATCTACTCCGCTATCCGATCTGCCGAACTCGATGGCGGTCTTTCGGGAATTCTTACCTTTGATCCCCATCCGAGCCACCTCTTTCGACCCGAAAATCCTACTCCTCAAATCTATCCCGCGCGGGTCAAGGAAGAACTCCTACGAGAGATTGGTGTCGACCTCGCCCTCATACAGACTTTTGACCACAAGTTCTCAAAACTCACCGCCAAGGAATTCGTTGGTTGGTTGCGCGGCATCGTTCCTTCCCTGAGTAGTGTTTCGGTGGGCGAGAATTTTCGCTTCGGCAAAGGACGATCGGGTTCACCAAAGGTTCTCGTGGAAAGCCTCCGCAGCCACGGCATTTCCGTTTACAGTTGCGAAAGGGTTCAACTGGACGGCGAACCCATCAGCAGCACCCGGATAAGGTCCTATTTAGCCGATCGACCTATCGAAGAAGTGAATGCCCTTCTCGGCAGACCCTACCATTCTATCGGAGAGGTTCAAAAAGGAAAACAACTCGGTCGTACTCTTGGGTTTCCAACCCTCAACATGCCAGTCGAACACGAACTGATTCCCACTTTGGGTGTATACCTTGTCCGGTACCGCGTTCTCGCTCCCCAACCGAGCGTCCTTCGACCGGCCGTCGCTAACTTTGGGCGACGCCCAACCGTCGAAGAAAGAGATTTACCGCTTCTCGAAGTTCATTCTCTGGAAGACTGCCCCGCAAGTTATGGAGACACCTTGCTCGTCGAATGGATACGACTTCTCAGGCCCGAGAGAAAGTTCTCAGGGGTGGAAGAACTAAAGGATGCAATTGGCCGCGACCGAGAGCTTGCGCTGGCGCAAATCGCTCAAAATCCGTCCCTCTGTAATACGACTTGA
- the polX gene encoding DNA polymerase/3'-5' exonuclease PolX translates to MNREEIVEVLEEIALLLQIKGENAFKVRAYENGARALERSEETLETLIDENRLGDLEGVGKALREKIETLHATGELEFYTKLKAEVPEGLRSMTKIAGLGGKSIHRLHVELGVDSLDSLRRACESGAVAGLKGFGEKSATKILKGIDNLEKFAERQLLPVAEETAMPILEGLRKLESVERAEIAGSLRRRKETVGDLDFIVATDDSEEAMDWFVGLDGVEEVIAHGRTKSSIRLAGFQADLRVVTNAQFPAALHHFTGSKEHNVQMRKRALERGLSLSEWGIQNKGEDGNYRTVAEEKDVFTELGLAWIPPERRETGEELALAESGKNADLLELDDLRGALHNHTVASDGKGTLEEMAAAAAGLGWEYLGIADHSRSSFQANGLSEDRLWEQIAEIRKYNEDKELGIHLFAGTECDILKDGSLDFPDDLLEALDYVVVSIHQGGFGQDEDTVTKRIFKALEHPSVTLLAHPTGRLLLRREPYPVDLKRVVDAAAANGKWLEINAHPMRLDLDWREWGRAREKGVLACINPDAHRPDGLEFLRFGVDTARKAGLTAEEVANTRKLAEMKTLLGVG, encoded by the coding sequence ATGAATCGGGAAGAGATCGTAGAGGTGCTGGAGGAAATCGCACTACTCCTTCAGATAAAGGGAGAGAATGCCTTCAAAGTGCGCGCCTACGAGAACGGTGCGCGGGCTTTGGAGCGATCAGAAGAAACTTTGGAGACCCTGATTGACGAAAATCGCCTCGGCGATCTTGAAGGAGTGGGAAAGGCGCTGCGCGAGAAGATTGAAACGCTCCATGCTACCGGTGAGTTGGAGTTTTATACAAAATTGAAGGCCGAGGTCCCAGAAGGACTTCGGTCGATGACCAAGATTGCTGGTCTTGGTGGCAAATCCATTCATCGATTGCACGTTGAGTTGGGAGTGGACTCTTTGGATAGCTTGCGTCGTGCTTGCGAATCGGGTGCTGTGGCTGGTCTAAAGGGTTTTGGAGAAAAGAGCGCTACGAAGATTCTCAAAGGTATCGATAACCTTGAGAAATTTGCTGAGCGGCAGTTGCTCCCTGTCGCAGAAGAGACTGCCATGCCGATTCTTGAGGGGTTGCGAAAGTTGGAGTCCGTGGAGCGAGCAGAGATTGCCGGGAGCCTCAGGCGAAGAAAAGAGACGGTAGGAGATCTCGACTTTATAGTGGCTACTGATGATTCCGAAGAAGCGATGGATTGGTTCGTTGGTTTGGACGGGGTTGAGGAAGTCATTGCACATGGAAGAACCAAGTCTAGCATCCGCCTAGCGGGTTTTCAGGCGGATCTTCGGGTCGTTACAAACGCACAATTTCCCGCCGCCCTTCATCATTTTACCGGGTCGAAGGAGCACAACGTCCAGATGCGGAAACGGGCGTTAGAGCGTGGTCTTAGCCTGAGCGAGTGGGGCATTCAGAACAAAGGGGAGGATGGAAACTATCGGACAGTAGCCGAGGAGAAGGACGTTTTTACTGAGTTAGGATTAGCGTGGATTCCCCCTGAACGGAGAGAGACCGGCGAAGAACTGGCGCTCGCGGAATCCGGCAAAAATGCAGACCTTTTGGAACTGGATGATTTACGGGGAGCCTTGCACAACCACACAGTTGCTTCAGACGGGAAGGGGACCTTGGAAGAGATGGCTGCTGCGGCGGCAGGTCTCGGGTGGGAGTATCTCGGGATCGCGGATCATAGCCGCTCGAGTTTTCAGGCGAATGGATTGAGTGAGGATAGGCTTTGGGAACAGATCGCGGAGATTCGAAAATATAATGAAGACAAAGAGCTGGGAATCCATCTATTCGCCGGGACAGAGTGTGACATTTTAAAGGACGGTTCGCTGGATTTTCCCGATGATCTTCTCGAGGCACTCGATTACGTGGTGGTATCCATCCACCAGGGAGGATTCGGGCAGGACGAGGATACAGTGACGAAGAGGATTTTTAAGGCTCTCGAGCATCCTTCTGTTACCCTCTTGGCTCATCCGACGGGTCGCCTTCTTCTTAGACGCGAACCTTACCCAGTTGATTTAAAGAGGGTCGTTGATGCAGCTGCTGCGAACGGAAAATGGCTTGAGATCAATGCGCACCCGATGAGGCTTGATTTGGACTGGCGCGAGTGGGGTCGGGCCCGTGAGAAAGGAGTTCTCGCCTGCATCAACCCGGACGCTCACCGCCCGGACGGATTGGAGTTCCTTCGTTTCGGGGTAGATACTGCGCGAAAGGCGGGTCTTACCGCGGAAGAAGTGGCCAACACTCGGAAGTTGGCGGAAATGAAAACGCTGCTTGGGGTGGGGTAG
- a CDS encoding chloride channel protein, with amino-acid sequence MAGAIGAGIGALVFSLIEKSADTPLLYIHENYPWIPPLVIPAMLLLILWLRDKYFLGTDGTGIPQTIAALKLGPGEERDRLLSLKVAGGKILLTSMGLLSFLSIGREGPSVQLGACCMHTLSRLRGVPQHLADRGLILAGGAAGIAAAFNAPVAGIVFAMEEIGRSFDKRNMAVIVRTVVIACVICVIGVGNDYFYGRLQEGTNPLLLAGWKPWIAVLLIGLVGGALGGLFSKLLLILMPFVSRMIKKRKVVTALVIGAMIAVIGIVSDGQSYGSGYAQARALLLEGSPAYFDTLSEEAQSELLKIREGITPLYPAYRASASFLVLLTAIPGGLFDPSFSIGAGLGLATHSLFAWTGLELQAIVLLFMAAYFAGVVQSPMTSFIILLEMTGVLLFSLPLAGAAITAYAVSKLICKNALYEALAENFIQRKKL; translated from the coding sequence GTGGCGGGTGCGATTGGTGCGGGCATTGGCGCTTTGGTGTTTAGCCTCATCGAAAAATCGGCGGATACACCCTTGCTGTACATTCACGAGAATTATCCGTGGATTCCGCCATTGGTCATTCCCGCGATGCTGCTCCTGATCCTTTGGCTAAGGGACAAATACTTTCTAGGAACCGATGGAACAGGAATTCCACAGACCATCGCCGCGCTCAAACTCGGACCCGGTGAGGAAAGGGATCGCTTACTCTCTCTCAAGGTAGCGGGGGGGAAGATTCTCCTCACGTCAATGGGACTCCTCTCCTTTCTTTCGATCGGACGGGAGGGACCGTCGGTTCAGCTCGGAGCGTGCTGTATGCATACCCTTTCCCGTCTCCGTGGAGTGCCCCAACATCTGGCAGACCGAGGACTGATCCTCGCCGGCGGGGCCGCCGGAATTGCCGCAGCGTTCAACGCACCTGTCGCTGGAATCGTCTTCGCAATGGAGGAGATCGGGCGTTCCTTTGACAAGCGCAACATGGCCGTGATCGTTCGGACGGTCGTGATCGCCTGCGTAATCTGCGTGATCGGTGTGGGCAATGACTACTTCTACGGAAGGCTCCAAGAAGGCACGAACCCGCTCCTTCTCGCTGGCTGGAAACCGTGGATAGCTGTCCTCTTGATTGGTCTGGTGGGAGGCGCACTGGGCGGCCTGTTTTCCAAGTTACTCCTCATTCTCATGCCATTCGTCTCGAGGATGATCAAAAAAAGAAAAGTAGTCACCGCATTGGTGATTGGAGCAATGATAGCGGTTATCGGCATTGTTTCAGACGGGCAGAGCTATGGGAGTGGATATGCACAGGCCCGTGCACTGCTGCTGGAGGGAAGTCCAGCCTATTTCGATACGCTATCCGAAGAAGCGCAGAGCGAACTACTAAAGATCCGTGAAGGAATCACCCCTCTCTATCCAGCCTACAGGGCTTCTGCCTCTTTCCTTGTTCTCCTTACCGCTATCCCCGGTGGGCTTTTCGATCCGTCCTTTTCAATAGGTGCCGGCCTCGGTTTGGCTACGCATTCTCTGTTTGCATGGACTGGCCTTGAACTTCAGGCCATCGTCCTCCTTTTCATGGCTGCCTACTTCGCCGGAGTGGTGCAGAGTCCGATGACCTCCTTCATTATTCTCCTGGAAATGACGGGTGTCCTTCTGTTTTCACTTCCCCTAGCCGGAGCTGCTATCACCGCCTACGCAGTCTCGAAGTTGATTTGCAAGAATGCCCTCTACGAAGCGCTTGCCGAAAATTTTATCCAAAGGAAGAAATTATGA
- a CDS encoding rhodanese-like domain-containing protein — translation MKTHTFLKLVILAFLPMTAAVAASADEGNSAGGWKTYVTASQVAELLEKPNTLAIDVRSADEYAAGHIPGAINLPGSRWRTPKAKPGKGESQYIFRDSDEKPDVQKYESFLSQAGVKNSHDIIVYGNHAGKTDGSVPAMILEWLGHENIAFLNGIGVDQWTGAGFNLTDQPRTLEPSSYVASPIPGYIWNLGQVLGSLDDPNVVFVDTRTEAEYVGENKRDNARGGHIPGAIRFDYVDGLDPDTMEVLPAEVIQAELDERGITRDQTIVLYCQTSTRVSLHALALKDLGYDNVVVYDASWFEYGNRDDTPISGIE, via the coding sequence ATGAAGACGCATACATTCCTTAAATTGGTCATTCTAGCATTCCTTCCGATGACGGCTGCAGTTGCAGCTTCCGCAGACGAAGGGAACTCGGCTGGAGGCTGGAAGACCTATGTGACCGCTTCTCAGGTGGCCGAGCTGCTTGAAAAGCCGAATACTTTGGCGATCGATGTTCGGAGCGCCGACGAATACGCGGCGGGACACATTCCCGGTGCGATCAATTTGCCTGGATCGCGGTGGCGCACTCCGAAGGCAAAACCCGGCAAGGGAGAGAGCCAGTACATCTTCCGAGATTCAGACGAGAAGCCGGATGTTCAAAAGTATGAATCATTCCTCAGTCAGGCAGGGGTGAAAAATTCTCACGACATCATTGTTTACGGGAACCACGCAGGCAAAACAGATGGTTCGGTTCCAGCGATGATCCTCGAATGGTTGGGACATGAGAATATCGCGTTTTTGAACGGAATCGGAGTCGATCAATGGACTGGTGCTGGTTTCAACCTTACAGATCAGCCGCGGACTCTGGAACCCTCCTCCTATGTTGCTTCTCCAATTCCCGGCTACATTTGGAACCTGGGTCAAGTGCTGGGTTCGCTCGATGATCCGAACGTTGTCTTTGTAGACACTCGAACAGAGGCGGAATACGTCGGTGAGAATAAACGCGACAATGCTCGAGGGGGCCATATTCCGGGAGCGATTCGTTTCGACTACGTAGACGGACTTGATCCTGACACGATGGAGGTCCTTCCGGCGGAGGTTATTCAGGCTGAGCTGGACGAACGGGGAATTACCCGGGATCAGACGATCGTTCTCTACTGCCAGACTTCAACGCGGGTTAGCCTTCACGCACTTGCCTTGAAGGACCTTGGTTACGACAACGTGGTCGTCTACGACGCGAGTTGGTTCGAGTATGGCAATCGGGACGATACTCCGATCAGCGGGATCGAGTAG
- a CDS encoding transglutaminase family protein: MLRTLILTTLFVLSSPSFGQWFIDGVDVNDPPEGMFGEEWVEMFLNGQKIGYIRTFFRREGDEVVTVERSYTRLGRDDTQIESSSVTRTREKIDGTPISMSVISREGPLTKKQEFTFEGNRVFVQTDDGFRSWENTFDLEPGYLISWSFVRKLALTPPSEGDIWEDKIYSPDLVLDRTLPVTTKFLGKEILNEDSSPVETLVAEQTLRIGFFPLTVSLWIGEDGRLVKANMPMGGIDILIVGSTKEQALADFADQDIFTESLIDLAIHLPQGSKSITFLLEAESGTIPPPPESANQTVTEKSVGAYEIHVVEGQLPDPSEGVTPVDPVYLEASKMVDFEDPAILELLAEENLDSLPFAEKVERLVEIADENISIKSLDLGFGSASQALALQEGDCTEHALLLTALCRAAGIPARGASGLVYTGEITWSPQMGYHMWTQVWNGEEWLDIDAAFSAARTEPIRILLSVTDLSEMSLAEDFFAIYQYFDRINLSVLAIDGEPVVEESG; encoded by the coding sequence ATGCTTAGAACCCTCATTCTCACGACACTCTTTGTCCTCAGTTCCCCATCCTTTGGGCAGTGGTTTATTGATGGCGTAGACGTCAACGATCCTCCGGAAGGCATGTTTGGCGAGGAATGGGTAGAAATGTTCCTCAACGGGCAAAAGATTGGCTACATCCGAACGTTTTTCCGCAGAGAAGGGGATGAAGTAGTAACCGTTGAACGAAGCTACACCCGACTAGGCCGAGACGATACTCAAATCGAGTCGTCCAGCGTAACGAGAACCCGTGAGAAGATCGACGGGACACCAATCTCCATGAGTGTTATCAGTCGGGAAGGACCGCTGACAAAGAAGCAGGAGTTCACCTTCGAAGGTAATCGTGTTTTCGTTCAAACGGACGACGGCTTTCGCTCCTGGGAGAACACATTCGATCTTGAGCCTGGATATCTCATCAGCTGGAGTTTTGTCCGCAAACTGGCGCTCACGCCTCCAAGCGAAGGGGATATTTGGGAAGACAAGATCTATTCACCCGACCTCGTTCTGGACCGCACTCTTCCGGTGACTACAAAGTTTCTCGGCAAGGAAATTCTAAACGAGGACTCTTCTCCCGTGGAAACCCTTGTTGCCGAGCAAACGCTGCGGATCGGTTTTTTCCCTCTTACCGTTTCACTCTGGATCGGTGAAGACGGACGCCTTGTCAAAGCCAATATGCCAATGGGGGGAATTGATATCCTAATCGTCGGATCGACCAAAGAGCAGGCTCTGGCAGATTTTGCGGATCAGGATATCTTCACCGAGTCATTAATCGATTTGGCGATCCACCTTCCTCAGGGTTCAAAGTCGATCACCTTTCTCCTTGAAGCAGAATCAGGCACCATTCCTCCTCCTCCAGAAAGTGCCAACCAAACCGTCACCGAAAAGAGTGTCGGGGCCTACGAAATTCACGTCGTCGAAGGGCAGTTGCCCGATCCCAGTGAAGGGGTAACCCCAGTGGATCCGGTATACCTTGAGGCGTCTAAAATGGTGGATTTTGAAGATCCGGCGATTCTCGAGCTTCTTGCAGAGGAGAATCTGGATTCTCTCCCCTTCGCTGAAAAGGTGGAAAGGTTGGTAGAAATCGCAGATGAGAATATATCGATCAAATCGCTGGATCTCGGCTTCGGTTCGGCCTCGCAGGCTCTGGCCCTTCAGGAAGGTGACTGTACGGAACATGCTCTTCTCCTTACCGCGCTTTGTCGCGCCGCCGGAATCCCTGCAAGAGGAGCTTCAGGTCTTGTTTACACGGGAGAGATTACCTGGTCTCCGCAGATGGGCTACCATATGTGGACCCAAGTGTGGAATGGTGAGGAATGGCTCGATATCGACGCCGCCTTTAGCGCAGCCCGCACCGAGCCGATCCGAATCCTGCTCTCTGTGACGGACCTTTCCGAAATGTCGCTCGCCGAAGATTTCTTTGCGATTTACCAATACTTCGACCGTATCAACCTTTCCGTTCTCGCCATTGATGGAGAGCCGGTGGTGGAGGAAAGCGGATAG
- the efp gene encoding elongation factor P, whose protein sequence is MASPTDIRKGRVIDYQNAPHLVLEMLHRTQGRQAGFVQTTLRNLNTGSTTTTKFRSTDSVEFLHTENQRLEFSYEDQEGYHFLHPETFEDTVLPQEMVEDKKSYLAENQEYDILHVDGRPVQIQLPSSVEMEVAEAPEGLRGDTASAAQKPAVTTTNLTVQVPLFIKVGDRIKVSTDNGSYLGRV, encoded by the coding sequence ATGGCTTCACCTACCGATATTCGCAAAGGACGGGTAATTGATTACCAGAACGCGCCCCATCTCGTGCTGGAAATGCTCCACCGCACTCAGGGGCGGCAGGCTGGATTTGTTCAGACTACGCTTCGCAATTTGAATACGGGGTCGACGACAACTACGAAGTTCCGGTCAACGGATTCCGTGGAGTTCCTCCACACCGAGAATCAGAGACTTGAATTTAGCTACGAGGATCAGGAGGGGTATCACTTCCTGCATCCTGAGACTTTTGAGGACACGGTGCTGCCGCAAGAAATGGTAGAAGATAAGAAGTCATACCTGGCCGAGAATCAGGAATACGACATTTTACATGTGGATGGTCGTCCGGTTCAGATTCAGCTCCCTTCATCGGTTGAGATGGAAGTCGCTGAAGCTCCGGAAGGTCTTCGTGGGGATACGGCAAGTGCGGCGCAAAAGCCAGCGGTCACGACGACCAATCTCACCGTGCAGGTGCCGCTATTTATTAAAGTGGGAGACCGCATCAAGGTGAGCACTGACAATGGATCGTACCTAGGGAGGGTGTAG